Proteins from a single region of Streptomyces glaucescens:
- a CDS encoding gas vesicle protein, with protein MSNTNRTSQSQSSQETQTDDNTHTADGLPGPMEVLRQARAQLAELTGMVAETVSSFERTEDGWSLEVEVLELERVPDTMSLMAGYEVTLDDRGQLTGYRRVRRYERGRADARPGGR; from the coding sequence ATGTCGAACACGAATAGAACATCCCAGTCGCAGAGTTCACAAGAAACCCAGACCGATGACAACACGCACACGGCGGACGGCCTGCCGGGTCCCATGGAGGTGCTGCGCCAGGCGCGCGCCCAGCTCGCAGAGCTGACCGGCATGGTCGCCGAGACCGTGTCGTCCTTCGAACGGACCGAGGACGGCTGGTCCCTGGAGGTCGAGGTGCTCGAACTCGAACGAGTGCCGGACACCATGAGCCTGATGGCCGGTTACGAGGTGACCCTCGACGACCGGGGACAGCTCACCGGGTACCGCCGTGTGCGCCGCTACGAACGCGGGCGGGCCGACGCACGGCCCGGCGGCCGCTAG